A genomic stretch from Chitinophaga agri includes:
- a CDS encoding XrtY-associated glycosyltransferase XYAG1, with protein MNILHVIPTYKPAYIYGGPIYSSSALCEQLVADGHTVTVLTTTANGEVELNVPPGVEQDVDGVKTLYFKRVTKDNTNFSPDLVKYLYKNIKKYDAVHIHSWWNLVAIFTVLICYVKRVRPVFSPRGMLCQYILETNHPFQKKIIQAVIGNRLLPKVKFHATSTMEVNEIKEMYPSSQVEEIFNFVTVPDMPAVAKPAIGEKIRFLFMSRIDPKKGLELLFKGLSMVNFPYELTVAGPFKEEYVEQLKALTREYNIDQHVNWVGPVYGDAKFKLLREHDVMVLTSYNENFANIVIESLAMGTPVLISNMVGLSAYIANNDLGWISTIDPQNIKETLEKTYAERDRLPELSLRAPVLMKKDFDRKRLVNKYLDLYRAN; from the coding sequence ATGAATATTCTTCATGTCATCCCTACTTATAAGCCGGCTTATATCTACGGTGGCCCTATTTACTCAAGCTCTGCCCTGTGTGAACAACTGGTGGCCGACGGACATACGGTGACCGTACTGACGACAACTGCAAACGGGGAGGTGGAACTGAACGTACCGCCGGGAGTAGAACAGGACGTGGATGGTGTAAAGACGTTGTATTTTAAACGTGTCACAAAAGACAATACCAACTTCTCGCCCGATCTGGTTAAATACCTGTATAAGAATATTAAAAAGTATGATGCTGTACATATCCATTCCTGGTGGAACCTGGTAGCGATCTTCACCGTACTGATATGTTATGTGAAAAGAGTGAGACCGGTGTTCTCCCCAAGAGGAATGCTCTGCCAGTACATCCTGGAAACAAACCATCCTTTTCAGAAGAAGATCATTCAGGCGGTGATCGGTAACAGGCTGCTGCCGAAGGTGAAGTTCCATGCGACTTCTACGATGGAAGTGAATGAGATTAAAGAGATGTACCCTTCTTCCCAGGTAGAGGAAATATTCAATTTCGTCACCGTTCCGGACATGCCTGCTGTCGCTAAGCCAGCTATCGGAGAGAAGATCAGGTTCCTTTTCATGAGCCGTATCGATCCGAAGAAAGGACTGGAGCTGCTGTTTAAAGGACTGAGCATGGTGAACTTCCCTTATGAGCTCACGGTGGCCGGCCCTTTCAAAGAGGAATACGTGGAGCAGTTAAAAGCACTGACCCGCGAGTATAACATCGATCAGCATGTGAACTGGGTAGGTCCTGTATATGGTGATGCCAAGTTCAAACTGCTGCGCGAGCACGATGTCATGGTGCTGACCTCCTACAATGAGAATTTTGCCAATATCGTGATTGAATCACTCGCAATGGGTACGCCGGTGCTGATCAGTAACATGGTCGGACTGAGTGCCTACATCGCCAACAATGATCTGGGATGGATCTCTACGATTGATCCGCAGAACATTAAGGAGACACTGGAAAAAACATACGCGGAGCGCGACAGGTTACCTGAGTTGTCACTGCGTGCGCCGGTATTGATGAAGAAGGATTTTGACAGGAAGCGCCTGGTAAACAAATACCTCGATCTATACCGGGCAAATTAA
- a CDS encoding VanZ family protein: MIVRAKRSTVIVALVIYLIAVVYVVFLEPTRGAGEHTAPPRWIPVKSTIDFIIEAGQSIHYYRYWAFFLLNLLGNIIMFMPFGGLIAALSGGNANKFRVITTAFIFSLSIELLQLVLNIGVFDADDVLLNTLGAWLGLVWYHSLVKKNVVLIY, from the coding sequence ATGATAGTAAGAGCAAAGAGAAGTACTGTAATAGTTGCACTGGTAATTTATTTAATTGCAGTAGTGTATGTGGTGTTCCTGGAACCGACAAGGGGCGCAGGTGAGCATACTGCCCCACCCAGATGGATACCTGTCAAGAGTACGATCGACTTTATCATTGAGGCGGGACAATCAATACACTATTACAGGTACTGGGCATTCTTCCTGTTGAACCTTCTGGGAAATATTATCATGTTTATGCCGTTCGGAGGCCTGATAGCTGCATTATCGGGTGGCAATGCCAACAAATTCAGAGTTATCACAACTGCATTCATTTTCAGCCTGAGTATTGAACTGCTGCAGCTCGTACTGAACATCGGGGTATTTGACGCTGATGATGTGCTGCTGAATACTTTGGGCGCCTGGCTGGGACTTGTATGGTACCACAGCCTGGTTAAAAAAAATGTGGTCCTTATCTATTAA
- a CDS encoding WcaF family extracellular polysaccharide biosynthesis acetyltransferase, translated as MNNFYLSQVRLKDFDASEGLDRGAGKFKEACWYMVKMLFFLTAFPVPSGLKARLLRLFGAKVGSGVVIKPRVNIHFPWKLEVGNDVWLGEEAYLLNFEQMVVGNNVCISQRAFLCGGNHNYRHPAMPYRNAPIVLMDGCWVGACVFIGPGVTIGTDTVITAGSVVTASVTQNGIFKGNPLTFVSERWK; from the coding sequence ATGAACAATTTTTATTTGTCACAGGTCCGCCTGAAGGACTTTGATGCTTCTGAAGGCTTAGACCGCGGAGCGGGCAAATTCAAGGAAGCCTGCTGGTATATGGTGAAAATGCTGTTTTTCCTGACAGCCTTTCCTGTGCCTTCTGGTCTGAAAGCAAGACTGCTGCGCCTCTTCGGAGCGAAGGTAGGCAGTGGCGTGGTGATCAAGCCAAGAGTGAACATCCACTTCCCCTGGAAACTGGAAGTCGGTAACGATGTATGGCTGGGTGAAGAAGCCTATCTGCTGAACTTTGAACAAATGGTAGTAGGCAACAACGTCTGCATTTCACAACGCGCATTCCTGTGTGGAGGTAATCATAACTACAGACATCCGGCGATGCCTTACCGTAATGCACCGATCGTACTGATGGACGGTTGCTGGGTAGGCGCCTGTGTGTTTATTGGCCCCGGCGTGACGATAGGGACAGATACAGTCATCACAGCAGGATCGGTAGTGACCGCCAGTGTAACACAGAATGGTATATTCAAAGGCAACCCACTGACCTTTGTATCAGAGAGATGGAAATAA
- a CDS encoding WcaI family glycosyltransferase — protein MSKRLLLIGGNFSPEPTGIGKYNGEMIKWLAAGGYDCTVITSYPYYPEWKVQPPYDKNKNWYKKEVIESNGQGGKITVYRCPQYVPEKPTGKTRIMLDFSFAVSAFLKILQLLPRKKFDVVITVVPPFHLGLLAVLYKKFRGAKFFYHIQDMQIEAARDLNMIKSPKLIKMLFGLERYIFKNADMVSSISDGMMRRIQEKAGKDIFFFPNWVDVSLFHPIEDRNRLKTEYGFNSNDKIVLYSGAIGEKQGLEAILKTADTLRENKQLKFLICGSGPYKEKLKADAEAMGLTNVIFFPLQPFEKFNQFLNMADVHLVIQKGNASDLVMPSKLTTILAVGGLALITANEGTSLHDLVKKHNMGVLVKAEDQDALTDGVIRAMQDNAPEIAMNGRIYAENYLSVGKIMSRFEEAVVN, from the coding sequence ATGTCCAAGCGATTATTACTGATTGGAGGTAACTTCTCACCCGAACCAACCGGAATAGGCAAATACAATGGTGAAATGATCAAATGGCTGGCAGCCGGAGGATATGATTGCACCGTAATAACCAGTTATCCCTATTATCCGGAATGGAAGGTGCAGCCTCCATACGACAAGAACAAGAACTGGTATAAGAAGGAAGTGATTGAAAGCAACGGACAGGGAGGAAAGATCACGGTATACCGTTGTCCGCAATACGTACCTGAGAAGCCAACAGGTAAGACCCGTATCATGCTGGACTTTTCATTCGCGGTATCTGCCTTTCTTAAAATACTGCAGTTATTGCCCCGTAAGAAATTTGATGTAGTCATTACTGTAGTGCCGCCTTTTCACTTAGGCTTACTGGCCGTACTATACAAGAAGTTCAGAGGCGCGAAGTTCTTCTATCATATACAGGACATGCAGATAGAAGCAGCACGTGACCTCAATATGATCAAATCTCCCAAGCTGATAAAAATGCTGTTCGGACTGGAACGGTATATATTTAAGAACGCAGACATGGTCAGCAGTATTTCTGATGGCATGATGCGCAGGATCCAGGAGAAAGCAGGGAAAGATATATTCTTCTTCCCGAACTGGGTAGATGTAAGTTTGTTCCATCCTATTGAAGATCGTAACCGGTTAAAGACGGAGTATGGATTTAACAGCAATGACAAGATCGTGCTCTATTCAGGCGCAATAGGCGAGAAGCAGGGACTGGAAGCTATTCTGAAAACAGCAGATACGCTGCGGGAAAATAAACAGCTGAAATTCCTCATCTGCGGATCGGGGCCTTATAAGGAGAAGCTGAAGGCAGATGCGGAAGCAATGGGACTTACCAACGTCATCTTCTTCCCGCTGCAACCATTTGAAAAGTTCAACCAGTTCCTCAATATGGCAGATGTACACCTGGTGATACAGAAAGGAAATGCCAGCGACCTGGTGATGCCTTCCAAGCTGACAACCATCCTGGCTGTGGGCGGACTGGCACTCATCACCGCCAACGAAGGTACCAGTCTGCACGACCTGGTGAAGAAACACAACATGGGTGTGCTGGTAAAAGCAGAAGATCAGGACGCACTTACAGACGGTGTTATCAGAGCGATGCAGGACAATGCCCCTGAAATAGCCATGAACGGCCGTATATACGCAGAGAACTATCTGTCCGTAGGCAAGATCATGTCAAGATTTGAAGAAGCCGTAGTCAATTAA